In Collimonas arenae, a single genomic region encodes these proteins:
- the rpsF gene encoding 30S ribosomal protein S6, which produces MRHYEIVFIVHPDQSEQVPAMIERYKGIVTTRGGTVHRVEDWGRRQLAYLIQKLAKAHYVCLNIECDSETLAEIETGFKFNDAVLRHLTVKLKKAETGPSPMMKAVQKEDAAKSHRTEAPAA; this is translated from the coding sequence ATGCGTCATTATGAAATCGTATTTATCGTCCATCCTGATCAAAGCGAGCAAGTGCCTGCAATGATCGAACGCTACAAAGGTATCGTCACAACACGTGGCGGCACTGTACATCGCGTGGAAGACTGGGGTCGCCGTCAACTGGCTTACCTGATCCAGAAACTGGCAAAAGCGCATTACGTCTGCCTCAACATCGAGTGCGACAGCGAAACTCTGGCTGAAATCGAAACCGGCTTCAAGTTCAATGATGCAGTGTTGCGTCATCTGACTGTCAAGCTGAAGAAGGCCGAAACTGGTCCTTCGCCAATGATGAAGGCTGTGCAGAAGGAAGATGCTGCCAAGAGCCATCGCACTGAAGCGCCGGCAGCCTAA
- a CDS encoding inositol monophosphatase family protein produces MHPMLNTAIKAARRGAQVISRASFDLDLLKVTKKQHNDFVTEVDQAAEAAIIDVLKNAYPDHAILAEESGASANLHDDNENVWIIDPLDGTTNFIHGFPQYCVSIALQHKGQITQAVIYDPTRNDLFTATKGSGAYLNDKRIRVGKRDKIADALIGTGFPFRETEGPAMDEYMKMFRIMTQNCAGLRRPGSAALDLAYLAAGRLDGFFEKGLKPWDIAAGSLLISESGGIIGDFSGESDYLYKGDVLAGSPKVFAQMVGLLSPFAKK; encoded by the coding sequence ATGCATCCAATGCTCAATACGGCCATCAAGGCCGCCCGTCGCGGTGCCCAAGTCATTTCGCGCGCCTCTTTCGACCTCGATCTGCTGAAGGTAACGAAGAAACAGCATAACGACTTCGTCACCGAAGTCGACCAGGCTGCCGAAGCGGCGATCATCGACGTCTTGAAGAATGCCTACCCGGATCACGCAATCCTGGCCGAAGAATCTGGCGCCTCCGCCAATCTGCATGACGACAACGAAAACGTCTGGATCATCGATCCGCTGGATGGCACTACCAACTTTATCCACGGCTTCCCACAATACTGCGTCTCGATCGCATTGCAGCACAAGGGCCAGATCACGCAAGCGGTGATCTACGACCCAACCCGCAACGATTTGTTCACCGCCACCAAGGGTTCCGGCGCCTATCTGAACGACAAGCGGATTCGCGTAGGCAAGCGCGACAAGATCGCCGACGCCCTGATTGGTACCGGCTTCCCGTTCCGTGAAACCGAAGGTCCGGCCATGGATGAGTACATGAAGATGTTCCGTATCATGACCCAAAATTGCGCTGGCCTGCGTCGCCCCGGCTCAGCCGCTCTCGACCTGGCCTACCTGGCCGCAGGTCGCCTCGACGGCTTCTTCGAAAAAGGGCTGAAGCCTTGGGATATCGCTGCCGGCTCACTGCTGATCAGCGAATCGGGCGGCATCATTGGCGATTTCAGCGGCGAATCCGACTACCTGTACAAGGGTGACGTACTCGCCGGCAGCCCTAAGGTATTTGCCCAGATGGTTGGTTTGTTGTCACCGTTTGCCAAGAAATAA
- a CDS encoding RNA methyltransferase, with protein MKLAKINTSLFNRLRFVLVETSSPGNVGAAARAIKTMGFSELVLVNPRFPDVLQRDEAVAFASGAQDILASARIVATVEEALEGCNFAAALSARLREFSPPLTAPRALAAQLAADASLNAAVLFGSERYGLPNEVVEKCNVLLNIPANPEYSSLNLAQAVQVLAYECRVAASEDLPLPVGSEIGFQGNAASLSDIDGMFAHLEQALIEIEFLDPVSPKKLMPRLKRLFSRAQLETEEVNILRGIASQILTKRRRLDRS; from the coding sequence ATGAAGCTGGCCAAAATCAATACGTCTCTTTTCAACCGCCTGCGCTTTGTGCTGGTCGAAACCAGTAGTCCTGGCAATGTTGGTGCGGCTGCCCGCGCTATCAAAACCATGGGTTTTTCCGAGCTGGTCCTGGTCAATCCGCGCTTCCCCGATGTGTTGCAAAGAGATGAGGCCGTTGCATTTGCCAGCGGCGCACAAGACATCCTGGCTTCAGCGCGGATCGTTGCTACTGTCGAAGAGGCTTTGGAGGGCTGCAACTTTGCTGCGGCGCTGAGCGCACGCTTGCGCGAATTTTCCCCGCCTTTGACTGCCCCGCGCGCGTTGGCCGCCCAGTTGGCCGCTGATGCCAGCCTGAACGCTGCGGTGCTGTTCGGCAGCGAGCGCTACGGTCTGCCGAATGAAGTGGTCGAAAAGTGCAATGTCTTACTGAATATTCCTGCCAATCCTGAATATTCATCGCTGAATCTGGCGCAGGCTGTACAAGTGCTGGCTTATGAATGCCGGGTAGCTGCCAGCGAGGATTTGCCTTTGCCGGTCGGCAGTGAAATTGGCTTCCAGGGCAATGCCGCCAGCCTGAGCGATATCGATGGCATGTTTGCACATCTGGAGCAGGCCTTGATCGAGATTGAATTCCTTGATCCTGTCAGCCCGAAAAAACTGATGCCGCGCCTTAAGCGCCTGTTTTCCCGCGCCCAGCTGGAAACCGAGGAGGTCAATATCTTGCGCGGGATCGCCAGTCAGATTCTGACTAAGCGGCGTCGCCTTGATCGTTCCTGA
- the priB gene encoding primosomal replication protein N has translation MSQANNVFQLVADIAEREVIRYTPAGIPIVSANLQHRSEPIEAGIKRLIEFEIAALAVGEISGRFSQAQLGGTFWFTGFMARKSRNGRSLVFHITDFAAIEADASSGT, from the coding sequence GTGAGTCAAGCCAATAACGTGTTTCAGCTGGTTGCCGATATTGCCGAACGTGAAGTCATCCGTTATACGCCGGCAGGCATTCCGATTGTATCTGCAAATTTGCAGCATCGGTCGGAGCCGATTGAAGCAGGAATCAAGCGTTTGATCGAATTCGAAATTGCCGCACTAGCTGTTGGCGAGATTTCGGGAAGATTCAGTCAGGCGCAGTTGGGTGGTACTTTCTGGTTTACCGGGTTCATGGCACGCAAGAGTCGCAATGGTAGAAGTCTGGTATTTCACATCACGGATTTCGCTGCGATAGAAGCAGATGCTTCCTCAGGAACATAG
- the lexA gene encoding transcriptional repressor LexA encodes MIKLTARQQQILDLIKDAIENTGFPPTRAEIATELGFRSANAAEEHLQALARKGAIVIAPGTSRGIRLTETTLRSQGTQLALPHPALMQLSLPLVGRVAAGSPILAQEHIQATYNVDPALFSAKPDYLLKVRGMSMRDAGIMDGDLLAVKKTDSARNGQIVVARLGDDVTVKRYQKSGSVIQLLPENPDFEPIIVTPSQEDFALEGLAVGLLRSWN; translated from the coding sequence ATGATCAAACTGACCGCCCGCCAACAGCAAATCCTCGACCTGATCAAGGACGCCATCGAAAACACGGGTTTTCCGCCGACGCGCGCTGAAATAGCGACCGAGCTTGGCTTTCGTTCAGCCAATGCGGCCGAAGAACACTTGCAAGCGCTGGCGCGCAAGGGCGCCATCGTGATAGCGCCCGGCACCTCGCGTGGCATCCGCCTGACCGAAACCACCCTGCGCAGCCAAGGCACACAACTGGCGTTGCCGCATCCCGCCCTGATGCAACTCAGCCTGCCGCTGGTTGGACGGGTTGCCGCCGGATCGCCGATCCTGGCGCAAGAACACATCCAGGCTACCTACAATGTCGACCCCGCCCTGTTCAGCGCCAAACCGGATTATTTGCTGAAGGTGCGCGGCATGTCGATGCGCGACGCTGGCATCATGGATGGCGACTTGTTGGCAGTAAAGAAAACCGACAGCGCCAGAAATGGCCAGATTGTCGTCGCGCGCCTTGGCGACGACGTGACTGTCAAGCGCTATCAGAAATCAGGCTCGGTGATCCAGTTGCTTCCTGAAAACCCGGATTTTGAACCTATTATCGTGACACCGAGCCAGGAAGATTTCGCCCTTGAAGGCCTGGCGGTTGGCCTACTGCGCAGCTGGAACTAA
- the rpsR gene encoding 30S ribosomal protein S18, producing MAFGKKFDKSKLKNKRQQQNPLFKRKKFCRFTAAHVASVDYKDVDTLKDFVQENGKIMPARLTGTKAIYQRQVDTAIKRARFLALLPYTDLHNA from the coding sequence ATGGCATTCGGTAAAAAGTTCGATAAAAGTAAACTGAAAAACAAGCGTCAACAACAAAACCCGCTGTTCAAGCGCAAGAAATTCTGCCGTTTCACCGCTGCACACGTTGCCAGCGTTGACTACAAGGACGTCGACACGCTCAAGGATTTTGTTCAAGAAAACGGCAAGATCATGCCAGCACGTCTGACCGGCACCAAGGCAATCTATCAACGTCAAGTGGATACTGCGATCAAGCGCGCACGTTTCCTGGCGCTGCTGCCATACACCGATCTGCACAACGCTTAA
- the rplI gene encoding 50S ribosomal protein L9 has product MQVILLEKVVNLGNLGEVVRVKDGYARNFLIPQRMARRATTTAIAEFEAKRADLETAAAAKLAVAQGQGEKLSGLTVQISQKSGVDGRLFGSVTNFDIAEALTKQGFPVEKAQVRLPNGPLKTTGEHAVAVALHTDVVVDIIIAVIGEHV; this is encoded by the coding sequence ATGCAAGTTATTCTGTTGGAAAAAGTCGTTAATCTCGGCAATCTGGGTGAAGTTGTTCGCGTCAAGGACGGTTACGCACGTAATTTCCTGATCCCGCAACGCATGGCACGTCGTGCTACAACTACAGCTATCGCTGAATTCGAAGCGAAGCGCGCTGATCTGGAAACAGCAGCAGCAGCCAAGCTGGCTGTGGCGCAAGGCCAAGGCGAAAAATTGAGCGGTCTGACTGTTCAAATCTCGCAAAAATCGGGTGTTGACGGCCGTCTGTTCGGTTCCGTGACCAACTTCGACATCGCTGAAGCGTTGACCAAGCAAGGTTTCCCAGTTGAGAAAGCGCAAGTTCGCTTGCCGAACGGCCCGCTGAAGACTACTGGCGAACACGCTGTTGCTGTTGCTCTGCATACCGATGTCGTGGTCGATATCATTATCGCTGTGATCGGCGAGCACGTTTAA
- a CDS encoding DUF47 domain-containing protein, with product MFGRLMPTEGKFFELFNQHAELCVKGAKEMVALMTNFDDLEIRVHAIEGIEKQADQVTHHAIDMLHKTFITPIDRDDIHQLITRMDDILDLLEDAAQTISLYDIKAITPEAKRLAELCLGCAEKVKAAVGLLHNMDNSREILAICVEIDRLESDADHVMRAAMSKLFRDEPDVRTLIKLKAIYELLETVTDRCEDVANIIEGIIVENA from the coding sequence ATGTTTGGACGATTGATGCCCACCGAGGGCAAATTCTTTGAGCTCTTTAATCAACATGCAGAGCTATGCGTCAAAGGCGCCAAAGAAATGGTGGCGTTGATGACTAATTTCGACGATCTGGAAATTCGCGTACACGCGATTGAGGGCATAGAGAAGCAGGCCGACCAGGTCACGCATCATGCGATCGATATGTTGCACAAGACCTTTATTACACCGATCGACCGCGATGATATCCATCAGTTGATCACCCGCATGGATGACATTCTCGATTTGCTGGAAGATGCGGCCCAGACCATCTCGTTGTACGACATCAAGGCCATCACGCCGGAAGCTAAACGCCTCGCCGAACTGTGCCTTGGTTGCGCCGAGAAGGTCAAGGCCGCAGTGGGCCTGTTGCACAATATGGATAATTCGCGCGAGATCCTGGCGATCTGCGTCGAGATCGACCGCCTGGAATCGGATGCAGACCACGTGATGCGCGCGGCCATGTCGAAACTGTTCCGCGACGAACCTGATGTCCGCACATTGATCAAGCTCAAAGCCATCTACGAACTCCTGGAAACCGTCACCGACCGCTGTGAAGATGTCGCCAATATCATTGAAGGCATCATCGTCGAAAATGCCTGA
- a CDS encoding inorganic phosphate transporter — MHTLQISIYVLVFLIALALIFDFMNGFHDAANAIATVVSTGVLKPQQAVAMAALFNFIAIAVFQLHVAATVGKGTIDPNVVDHYVVFGALVGAICWNILTWYYGIPSSSSHALIGGLVGAAVAKAGTGSLISAGLIKTIAFIVLSPLLGFVFGSIMMVLVSWIFVRSTPRKVDKWFRRLQLVSASMYSLGHGGNDAQKTIGIIWMLLIATGFSQASDSLPPWWVIISCYSAISLGTLFGGWRIVKTMGQKITKLKPVGGFCAETGGAITLFLATMLGVPVSTTHTITGAIVGVGAARRVSAVRWGVAGNIVWAWVLTIPASAFMAAIAWWIGKHIL; from the coding sequence ATGCACACTCTTCAAATCAGTATTTACGTTCTCGTCTTTCTCATTGCACTGGCGCTAATATTCGACTTCATGAACGGCTTTCATGATGCCGCCAATGCAATCGCTACCGTGGTCTCCACTGGCGTCCTCAAGCCACAGCAGGCAGTCGCCATGGCGGCCTTGTTTAATTTCATCGCAATTGCGGTGTTCCAGCTTCACGTCGCCGCCACGGTCGGCAAAGGCACTATCGATCCCAATGTGGTCGACCATTACGTGGTCTTCGGCGCCCTGGTCGGCGCTATTTGCTGGAACATCCTGACCTGGTACTACGGTATTCCTTCATCTTCTTCGCATGCTTTGATCGGCGGCCTGGTCGGTGCTGCGGTAGCCAAGGCAGGCACCGGATCGCTGATCTCCGCCGGCCTGATCAAGACGATTGCCTTCATCGTGCTGTCGCCGCTGCTGGGCTTCGTCTTCGGCTCCATCATGATGGTGCTGGTGTCTTGGATTTTCGTACGTTCGACGCCGCGCAAGGTCGATAAATGGTTCCGCCGCCTGCAACTGGTGTCGGCCTCCATGTATAGCCTGGGTCACGGCGGCAACGATGCACAAAAGACTATCGGTATCATCTGGATGCTGTTGATCGCCACAGGATTTTCGCAGGCCAGCGACAGCTTGCCGCCATGGTGGGTGATCATTTCCTGCTATAGCGCTATCAGCCTCGGTACCTTGTTCGGGGGGTGGCGTATCGTCAAGACCATGGGCCAGAAGATCACCAAGCTGAAGCCGGTGGGCGGCTTCTGTGCGGAAACCGGTGGCGCGATTACGTTGTTCCTGGCGACAATGCTCGGCGTTCCTGTTTCAACCACCCATACCATCACCGGCGCCATCGTCGGCGTTGGCGCCGCACGCCGTGTTTCTGCGGTGCGTTGGGGTGTTGCGGGCAATATCGTCTGGGCCTGGGTGTTGACGATACCGGCATCGGCCTTCATGGCGGCGATTGCCTGGTGGATCGGGAAGCATATTCTGTAA
- a CDS encoding DHA2 family efflux MFS transporter permease subunit: protein MSSPKPAPPPRPPQQALPPLTGGKLVMGTVALSLAVFMNVLDSSIANVSIPAISGDLGVSPQQGTWVITSFAVANAISVPLTGWLTQRFGQVRLFVTSIILFVLSSILCGLAPSMEVLIAARVLQGAVAGPMIPLSQSLLLSSYTPAKSGMALAFWGMTTLVAPVMGPLLGGWISDNYTWPWIFYINIPVGVFAAWATWSIYHKRESATYNLPIDKIGLALLVIWVGSLQIMLDKGKELDWFNSSTIVILGAVALIAFIYFVIWELGDDHPVVDLRLFKSRNFSGGVIAISVGYGLMFGGLVILPLWLQTTLGYTATLAGEVMAPVGIFAIILSPFIGKLLPKVDARWVASTAFFIFAVVFYLRSQFTENVDTFTLMIPTIIQGAAMAMFFIPLTSIILSGQPPEKIPSAAGLSNFVRIMFGGMGTSITSTLWDRRTSLHHSQLTEFTGPHSPAFTEAVHNLTAQGMPEPAAWATIDRLITVKAATQGATDIFWISAVLFVMLIALVWLTKPQRSSVPVDAGGAH, encoded by the coding sequence ATGAGTTCCCCAAAACCAGCGCCGCCACCACGGCCGCCTCAACAAGCCTTGCCGCCGCTTACCGGCGGCAAGCTAGTCATGGGCACGGTTGCATTATCGCTTGCCGTGTTCATGAACGTACTCGACTCGTCGATTGCCAACGTTTCCATTCCTGCCATCTCCGGTGACCTCGGCGTCTCGCCACAACAAGGTACCTGGGTCATCACCTCGTTCGCGGTGGCCAACGCCATCTCGGTGCCGCTGACTGGCTGGCTGACCCAGCGCTTCGGTCAGGTACGGTTGTTTGTGACCTCGATCATCCTGTTCGTACTGTCATCGATATTGTGTGGCCTGGCGCCCAGCATGGAAGTACTGATCGCCGCCCGCGTGCTGCAAGGCGCGGTCGCGGGACCGATGATTCCGTTGTCGCAGTCGTTACTGTTATCCAGCTACACGCCCGCCAAGAGCGGCATGGCCCTGGCGTTCTGGGGCATGACCACCCTGGTGGCGCCAGTGATGGGGCCACTGCTAGGCGGCTGGATTTCCGACAATTACACCTGGCCATGGATTTTCTATATCAACATTCCGGTCGGCGTATTTGCCGCCTGGGCCACCTGGTCGATTTATCACAAGCGCGAATCGGCGACTTACAACCTGCCGATCGATAAAATCGGCCTAGCCTTGCTGGTGATCTGGGTTGGCTCTCTGCAAATCATGCTGGACAAGGGCAAAGAACTCGACTGGTTCAACTCTTCGACCATCGTGATATTGGGAGCAGTCGCCCTGATTGCTTTCATCTACTTCGTTATCTGGGAATTGGGCGACGACCATCCGGTAGTCGACCTGAGGCTGTTCAAGAGCCGTAACTTCAGCGGCGGCGTGATCGCCATCTCGGTTGGCTACGGCCTGATGTTCGGCGGCCTGGTGATCCTGCCTTTGTGGCTGCAAACCACATTGGGCTATACCGCAACCCTGGCGGGTGAAGTGATGGCGCCAGTCGGGATCTTCGCCATCATCCTGTCGCCGTTCATCGGCAAGTTACTGCCCAAGGTCGATGCGCGCTGGGTCGCCAGCACGGCATTCTTTATCTTTGCCGTGGTGTTTTACCTGCGTTCGCAATTCACCGAGAATGTCGACACCTTCACATTGATGATTCCGACCATTATCCAGGGTGCAGCGATGGCGATGTTCTTTATCCCGCTGACCTCGATCATCCTGTCGGGCCAGCCACCGGAGAAAATCCCGTCCGCGGCCGGTTTGTCCAACTTCGTGCGGATCATGTTCGGCGGCATGGGCACTTCGATCACCAGCACCTTGTGGGATCGCCGCACTTCCCTGCACCATTCGCAGCTGACGGAATTTACCGGTCCGCACAGCCCCGCATTTACCGAGGCGGTGCACAATCTGACAGCGCAAGGCATGCCGGAACCGGCGGCCTGGGCCACCATCGACCGCCTGATTACAGTCAAAGCTGCGACTCAGGGCGCGACCGATATATTCTGGATTTCGGCAGTGTTGTTCGTAATGTTGATTGCCCTTGTCTGGCTCACCAAGCCGCAGCGTTCCAGCGTGCCGGTCGATGCCGGTGGCGCGCACTAA
- a CDS encoding replicative DNA helicase gives MKAPSKALSDPQLDSLRVPPHSIEAEQSVLGGLLLDNAAWDKIADFVNADDFYRYDHRIIFQHMVKLINGSKPADVITVFESLSGTGKAEEVGGLSYLNALAQNTPSAANIRRYAEIVRDRGVLRKLITVADEISGQAFSPQGKEVKQMLDEAESKIFAIAEEGARGAQGFQEIQPLLTQVVERIDELYNRDNQSDITGVSTGFIDLDKMTSGLQKGDLVIVAGRPSMGKTAFSVNIGENVAIDSGLPVAIFSMEMGGTQLAMRMLGSVGKLDQHRLRTGRLNDEDWPRLTHAIQKMNDAQLFIDETPALSSIELRARARRLSRQCGTLGLIIIDYLQLMSANNAGENRATEISEISRNLKGLAKELQCPVIALSQLNRSLEQRPNKRPVMSDLRESGAIEQDADVILFIYRDEVYNPDSQEKGTAEIIIGKQRNGPIGSVRLSFLGQYTKFDNYVGNLDAPYGGD, from the coding sequence ATGAAAGCACCTTCTAAAGCACTGTCAGATCCGCAGTTAGATTCCCTCCGCGTACCACCCCATTCGATCGAAGCAGAACAGTCCGTTTTAGGTGGATTGCTGTTGGATAATGCGGCCTGGGACAAGATCGCCGACTTCGTCAATGCCGACGATTTCTATCGCTACGACCATCGGATCATCTTCCAGCACATGGTCAAGCTGATCAACGGCAGCAAGCCGGCAGACGTCATCACCGTGTTTGAATCGCTGAGCGGTACTGGCAAGGCTGAAGAAGTGGGTGGTTTGAGCTATCTCAATGCGCTGGCGCAAAACACGCCGTCGGCGGCGAATATCCGCCGTTACGCCGAGATCGTGCGTGATCGCGGCGTTCTGCGCAAACTGATCACCGTCGCCGATGAAATCTCCGGCCAGGCGTTCAGTCCGCAAGGCAAGGAAGTCAAGCAGATGCTGGACGAGGCGGAATCGAAGATTTTCGCGATTGCCGAAGAGGGTGCGCGCGGCGCCCAGGGTTTCCAGGAAATCCAGCCCTTGCTGACGCAGGTGGTGGAACGCATCGACGAACTCTACAACCGCGACAACCAAAGCGATATTACCGGCGTCTCGACCGGTTTTATCGATCTCGACAAGATGACCTCCGGTCTGCAAAAAGGAGACCTGGTGATCGTGGCGGGCCGGCCGTCGATGGGTAAGACGGCGTTCTCGGTCAACATCGGCGAAAACGTGGCGATCGACAGCGGTTTGCCGGTTGCAATTTTTTCGATGGAAATGGGCGGCACCCAGCTCGCCATGCGTATGCTGGGTTCGGTAGGCAAGTTGGACCAGCACCGCCTTCGTACCGGCCGCCTGAATGACGAAGACTGGCCGCGCCTGACCCATGCGATCCAGAAGATGAACGATGCCCAGCTGTTCATCGATGAAACCCCGGCGCTCAGCTCGATCGAATTGCGTGCCCGCGCACGCCGGTTGTCGCGCCAGTGCGGCACTCTCGGCCTGATCATCATCGATTACCTGCAACTGATGTCGGCCAATAATGCCGGTGAAAACCGCGCCACCGAAATTTCTGAAATCTCGCGTAACTTGAAGGGCCTTGCGAAAGAACTGCAGTGCCCGGTGATCGCGCTGTCGCAGCTGAACCGCTCGCTGGAGCAGCGTCCCAATAAACGGCCTGTCATGTCCGACTTGCGCGAATCCGGCGCTATCGAGCAGGATGCCGACGTGATTCTGTTCATTTATCGTGACGAAGTGTATAACCCGGATTCGCAAGAAAAGGGCACGGCAGAAATCATTATCGGCAAGCAGCGTAACGGCCCGATTGGTAGTGTGCGCCTCAGCTTCCTGGGGCAATACACCAAATTCGACAACTACGTCGGTAACCTGGATGCCCCATACGGCGGCGATTGA
- a CDS encoding VOC family protein, with translation MAVKPIPDGYTSVTAYLAIDGAAEAIAFYQKAFNAVEIMRMEGPDKRIGHAEIQLGNARVMLADEFPEMMIRSPKSLGGAGVSLILYVDNVDVTFPQAIAAGGTEIRAVQDQFYGDRSGSLKDPFGHTWTISTHIADYSEEELRERAAAAMK, from the coding sequence ATGGCAGTCAAACCTATCCCCGACGGCTACACCAGTGTCACCGCCTATCTCGCTATTGACGGCGCAGCCGAAGCAATAGCGTTCTATCAAAAAGCTTTCAACGCAGTCGAGATTATGCGCATGGAAGGTCCCGACAAGAGAATCGGCCATGCCGAAATCCAGCTCGGTAACGCGCGCGTCATGCTGGCTGATGAATTTCCCGAAATGATGATACGCAGCCCAAAATCGCTGGGTGGAGCCGGAGTCAGCCTGATACTTTACGTCGACAATGTGGACGTAACATTCCCACAGGCAATTGCCGCCGGCGGCACCGAAATCAGGGCGGTGCAAGATCAGTTTTATGGCGACCGCTCCGGCTCGCTCAAAGATCCGTTCGGTCATACCTGGACCATCAGTACCCACATCGCCGATTATTCTGAAGAAGAGCTCCGCGAGCGTGCCGCAGCCGCGATGAAATAG